From a region of the Corallococcus coralloides DSM 2259 genome:
- a CDS encoding DUF4142 domain-containing protein — protein sequence MRRARFWLGAVVAGALALGVGCDDDDDNDGNFDSVPGMPGQPDDPDSGTPPDLIPNIPDAGLIQTLSDAQIARVLQVANEGEVMLGQYAAPLATDQAVIDFNNQMVTEHTAVKQRLDALLAAEGITPEDSPLSLQLQAEVQQLMDVLQGPNAPAAGAALDLALLSAQLNAHARTAFIGDSLLTPQATNTALQQELASERQAVQTHINEASDLQSAIVLPPVEP from the coding sequence ATGCGAAGAGCAAGGTTCTGGTTGGGGGCGGTGGTGGCTGGGGCGCTCGCGCTGGGCGTGGGCTGCGATGACGACGACGACAACGACGGCAACTTCGATAGCGTGCCGGGGATGCCTGGCCAGCCGGACGATCCAGATTCGGGCACCCCGCCCGATCTCATTCCGAACATCCCGGATGCCGGACTGATACAGACGCTCAGCGACGCGCAGATCGCCCGCGTCCTGCAAGTGGCCAACGAGGGCGAGGTGATGCTCGGCCAGTACGCCGCGCCGCTCGCCACCGACCAGGCCGTGATCGACTTCAACAACCAGATGGTGACCGAGCACACCGCCGTGAAACAACGGCTGGACGCGCTGCTCGCGGCCGAGGGCATCACGCCCGAGGACTCCCCGCTGAGCCTCCAGTTGCAGGCGGAGGTCCAGCAGCTCATGGATGTCCTCCAGGGCCCGAACGCACCGGCCGCGGGCGCCGCGCTCGACCTGGCGCTGCTCAGCGCGCAGCTCAACGCGCACGCGCGCACCGCCTTCATCGGTGACAGCCTGCTGACGCCGCAGGCCACCAACACGGCCCTTCAGCAGGAGCTGGCCAGCGAACGGCAGGCCGTGCAGACGCACATCAACGAGGCGTCGGATCTCCAGTCCGCCATCGTCTTGCCTCCCGTCGAGCCGTAG
- a CDS encoding serine/threonine-protein kinase — protein MQKPTEPTSAQSEPLTTGRVLRSTYEIGTVLGKGGMGAVFLARHLRLPGKQVAIKVLHGAEALSEEVAVRFRREAEIASRLGHPNIVEVLDFDTLEDGTPFMVMEYLRGEGLSRRLRKQKQLPLDEVFSITRQMGAALQAAHRAGVVHRDLKPGNVFLVPTEAGGVVGERVKLLDFGISKLVDARTVMTLDSVLMGTPQYMAPEQAMGHNSNVDARTDLFAFGCIVYEMLAGRPPYSGDNVAELIYQIVHLEPPPLLSLAPGTPPHVVAAISRAMAKKPEDRYPDVGAFILELTGSPLQTLAEVKPEQRSRPTTPTAPPSAPRPPDREEHIPTVGMRPHAGRDTSPPPSGPQTESLAAQPLAPARPKWPVAVAVGMAVIIAFAVAFFWKRPDVTPPAAVVVNPPAQPRPSTPVTPPPAVVVAPPEDVKKPVEPEPQQTQPTEPEEPRQPTTDLPTANAKPKPRGTPESMPDSVREDLVAAQKALDASNTAEALRHIRRSQRTKITGLSFSLLTRVYCQQHDLANARAQWTRVPATERPRVRQYCSQYDIDL, from the coding sequence ATGCAAAAGCCAACCGAACCGACCTCCGCGCAGAGCGAGCCGTTGACGACGGGACGGGTCCTGCGCTCCACGTATGAGATTGGCACCGTGCTGGGCAAGGGCGGCATGGGCGCGGTGTTCCTCGCGCGTCACCTGCGCCTGCCGGGCAAGCAGGTCGCCATCAAGGTGCTGCACGGCGCGGAGGCGTTGTCGGAAGAGGTGGCGGTGCGCTTCCGGCGCGAGGCGGAGATCGCCTCCCGGCTGGGGCACCCGAACATCGTGGAGGTGCTGGACTTCGACACCCTGGAGGACGGCACGCCCTTCATGGTGATGGAGTACCTGCGCGGTGAGGGCCTGTCGCGCCGGCTGCGCAAGCAGAAGCAGCTGCCGCTGGATGAGGTCTTCTCCATCACGCGGCAGATGGGCGCGGCGTTGCAGGCGGCGCACCGCGCGGGCGTGGTGCACCGCGACCTGAAGCCGGGCAACGTGTTCCTCGTGCCCACGGAGGCGGGCGGCGTCGTGGGCGAGCGCGTGAAGCTGCTCGACTTCGGCATCTCCAAGCTCGTGGACGCGCGCACGGTGATGACGCTGGACTCCGTGCTGATGGGGACGCCGCAGTACATGGCCCCCGAGCAGGCCATGGGCCACAACAGCAACGTGGACGCGCGCACGGACCTCTTCGCGTTCGGCTGCATCGTCTACGAGATGCTCGCGGGCCGGCCGCCCTACTCCGGCGACAACGTCGCGGAGCTCATCTACCAGATCGTCCACCTGGAGCCCCCGCCGCTCCTGTCGCTGGCGCCCGGGACGCCGCCGCACGTGGTGGCGGCCATCTCCCGCGCGATGGCGAAGAAGCCGGAGGACCGCTACCCGGACGTGGGTGCGTTCATCCTGGAGCTGACGGGCAGCCCGCTCCAGACGCTCGCGGAAGTGAAGCCGGAGCAGCGCTCGCGCCCCACCACGCCCACGGCCCCGCCCTCGGCGCCGCGTCCGCCGGACCGAGAGGAGCACATCCCCACGGTGGGCATGCGTCCCCACGCCGGCCGCGATACCTCCCCTCCTCCCTCCGGGCCCCAGACGGAGTCCCTGGCCGCGCAGCCGCTGGCCCCCGCCCGCCCGAAGTGGCCGGTGGCCGTGGCGGTGGGGATGGCGGTCATCATCGCGTTCGCCGTCGCCTTCTTCTGGAAGCGCCCGGACGTGACGCCGCCCGCCGCCGTCGTGGTGAATCCCCCGGCCCAGCCTCGGCCCTCCACGCCCGTCACCCCGCCGCCCGCCGTGGTCGTGGCGCCGCCGGAGGACGTGAAGAAGCCCGTGGAGCCGGAGCCCCAGCAGACGCAGCCGACGGAGCCGGAGGAGCCCAGGCAGCCCACGACGGACCTGCCCACGGCGAACGCGAAGCCGAAGCCTCGCGGCACCCCCGAGTCCATGCCGGACAGCGTGCGCGAGGACCTGGTGGCGGCGCAGAAGGCGCTGGACGCGTCGAACACGGCGGAAGCGCTGCGTCACATCCGGCGCAGCCAGCGCACGAAGATCACCGGCCTGTCGTTCTCGCTGCTTACCCGCGTGTACTGCCAGCAGCACGACCTGGCGAACGCGCGAGCGCAATGGACCCGCGTACCGGCAACGGAACGTCCAAGGGTCCGACAATACTGTTCGCAGTACGATATCGACCTGTAG
- a CDS encoding DUF4142 domain-containing protein, whose translation MGTLLAGALALGYGCGSDANKDPTPQDVPQQQVPDAGADAGVVLTLTDAQIARVLQVANEGEVMLGQYAAPLATDQAVIDFNNQMVTEHTAVKQRLDALLAAEGITPEDSPLSLQLQAEVQQLMDVLQGPNAPAAGAALDLALLSAQLNAHARTAFIGDSLLTPQATNTALQQELASERQAVQTHINEASDLQSVIVLPPVEP comes from the coding sequence CTGGCGCTGGGCTACGGGTGCGGAAGCGACGCGAACAAGGATCCGACGCCGCAGGACGTGCCACAGCAGCAGGTCCCGGACGCGGGCGCCGACGCGGGCGTGGTGCTGACGCTCACCGATGCGCAGATCGCCCGCGTCCTGCAAGTGGCCAACGAGGGCGAGGTGATGCTCGGCCAGTACGCCGCGCCGCTCGCCACCGACCAGGCCGTGATCGACTTCAACAACCAGATGGTGACCGAGCACACCGCCGTGAAACAACGGCTGGACGCGCTGCTCGCGGCCGAGGGCATCACGCCCGAGGACTCCCCGCTGAGCCTCCAGTTGCAGGCGGAGGTCCAGCAGCTCATGGATGTCCTCCAGGGCCCGAACGCACCGGCCGCGGGCGCCGCGCTCGACCTGGCGCTGCTCAGCGCGCAGCTCAACGCGCACGCGCGCACCGCCTTCATCGGTGACAGCCTGCTGACGCCGCAGGCCACCAACACGGCCCTTCAGCAGGAGCTGGCCAGCGAACGGCAGGCCGTGCAGACGCACATCAACGAGGCGTCGGATCTCCAGTCCGTCATCGTCTTGCCTCCCGTCGAGCCGTAG
- a CDS encoding bifunctional acetate--CoA ligase family protein/GNAT family N-acetyltransferase: MDEQRPATPPARTDPSIDLLHQRTRQPLEVIFSPRSVAVVGASERPGSVGRTVLWNLISSPFGGTVYPVNPQRPNVLGIKAWPSLRALPEPVDLAVIVTPAKSVPAIIRECAEVGVKGAIIISAGFKETGPEGAKLEQEVLHIAQAANLRIIGPNCLGVMRPTSGFNATFAKGMARPGNVAFISQSGALLTSILDWSLREAVGFSAFVSVGSMLDVGWGDLIDFLADDPMTRSILLYMESIGDARAFLSAAREVALTKPIIVIKAGRTAQAAQAAASHTGTLAGSDEVLSAAFRRAGVLRVDSIEDLFHMAEVLARQPRPSGRRLTLLTNAGGPAVLATDALVSGGGELAVLSDDTRKQLDGFLPPPWSHANPVDILGDADAERYAKALETTGADPNSDGLLVILTPQDMTEPTKTADRLKGYAKLPGKPVLASWMGGSEVAAGERILNDAGIPTFGYPDTAARVFNYMWRYSDNIAGLYETPTLAEEPTGGARDVARALVDEARASGRTLLSEYESKRLLAAYGIPTVETWLAMSEDEAVEKARALGFPVVLKLHSLTVTHKTDVGGVRLDLRDEAQVRDAYRAIRDALTERGLQDAFHGVTVQPMAKLDGYELILGSSLDAQFGPVLLFGAGGTLVEVMQDRALGLPPLTTTLARRMMERTRIHHALKGVRGRAPVDMGALERLMVRFSQLVVEQRLIRELDINPLLVSGERIIALDARVVLHPPDVQAASLPKLAIEPYPHQYAKVLTLKNGEQLLVRPIRPEDEPAMGRFHQALSEQTVFMRYAGLMKLSQRVAHERLARICFNDYAREMALVAERPSPDGKGGGEILAVGRLTRLRGTKDAEFAITVSDPAQRLGLGTELLRRLVDIGRDWGLRRIVADILTRNRGMQAVSKKLGFTLLEHEELAPDMVKAVKVLNG; this comes from the coding sequence ATGGACGAGCAACGCCCCGCCACGCCCCCGGCCCGGACGGACCCTTCCATCGACCTGCTCCACCAGCGGACCCGTCAGCCGCTGGAGGTCATCTTCTCCCCCCGCAGCGTCGCGGTGGTGGGAGCGAGCGAGCGCCCCGGCAGCGTGGGCCGCACCGTCCTCTGGAACCTCATCAGCAGCCCGTTCGGCGGCACCGTCTACCCGGTGAACCCGCAGCGCCCCAACGTGCTCGGCATCAAGGCGTGGCCTTCCCTGCGCGCGCTGCCGGAGCCCGTGGACCTGGCCGTCATCGTCACGCCCGCGAAGTCCGTGCCGGCCATCATCCGCGAGTGCGCGGAGGTCGGCGTCAAGGGCGCCATCATCATCTCCGCGGGCTTCAAGGAGACGGGCCCGGAGGGCGCGAAGCTGGAGCAGGAGGTGCTGCACATCGCGCAGGCCGCGAACCTGCGCATCATCGGGCCCAACTGCCTGGGCGTGATGCGCCCGACGAGTGGCTTCAACGCCACCTTCGCCAAGGGCATGGCCCGCCCAGGCAACGTGGCCTTCATCAGCCAGTCCGGCGCGCTGCTGACGTCCATCCTCGACTGGAGCCTGCGCGAGGCCGTGGGCTTCAGCGCCTTCGTCTCCGTGGGCTCCATGCTGGACGTGGGCTGGGGAGACCTCATCGACTTCCTCGCGGATGATCCGATGACGCGCTCCATCCTGCTGTACATGGAGTCCATCGGCGACGCGCGCGCCTTCCTGTCCGCCGCGCGCGAGGTGGCCCTCACCAAGCCCATCATCGTCATCAAGGCCGGCCGCACCGCGCAGGCCGCGCAGGCCGCCGCGTCCCACACCGGCACGCTCGCCGGCAGCGACGAGGTGCTCTCCGCCGCCTTCCGCCGCGCGGGCGTGCTGCGCGTGGACTCCATCGAGGACCTGTTCCACATGGCGGAGGTGCTGGCCCGCCAGCCCCGGCCCTCCGGACGCAGGCTCACCCTGCTCACCAACGCGGGCGGCCCCGCGGTGCTCGCCACGGACGCGCTCGTGTCCGGCGGCGGAGAACTGGCCGTGCTCTCCGACGACACCCGGAAGCAGCTGGACGGCTTCCTGCCGCCTCCGTGGAGCCACGCCAACCCGGTGGACATCCTGGGAGACGCGGACGCGGAGCGCTACGCGAAGGCGCTGGAGACCACCGGCGCGGACCCCAACAGCGACGGCCTGCTCGTCATCCTCACCCCGCAGGACATGACGGAGCCCACCAAGACGGCGGACCGCCTCAAGGGCTACGCGAAGCTGCCCGGCAAGCCCGTGCTCGCCAGCTGGATGGGGGGCTCCGAGGTCGCCGCCGGAGAGCGCATCCTCAACGACGCGGGCATCCCGACCTTCGGCTACCCGGACACCGCGGCCCGCGTCTTCAACTACATGTGGCGCTACTCGGACAACATCGCCGGGCTCTATGAGACGCCCACGCTGGCGGAGGAGCCCACTGGCGGAGCCCGCGACGTGGCGCGCGCCCTGGTGGACGAGGCCCGCGCCTCCGGCCGCACCCTCCTGTCCGAATACGAGTCCAAGCGCCTGCTGGCCGCCTACGGCATCCCCACCGTGGAGACGTGGCTCGCCATGTCGGAAGACGAAGCGGTGGAGAAGGCCCGCGCGCTGGGCTTCCCCGTGGTGCTCAAGCTGCACTCGCTCACGGTGACGCACAAGACGGACGTGGGCGGCGTGCGCCTGGACCTGCGCGACGAGGCGCAGGTGCGGGATGCCTACCGCGCCATCCGCGACGCGCTCACGGAGCGGGGCCTCCAGGACGCGTTCCACGGCGTCACCGTGCAACCCATGGCCAAGCTGGACGGCTACGAGCTGATCCTGGGCAGCAGCCTGGACGCGCAGTTCGGGCCGGTGCTGCTCTTTGGCGCGGGCGGCACGCTGGTGGAGGTGATGCAGGACCGGGCCCTGGGCCTGCCGCCCCTCACCACCACGCTCGCGCGCCGGATGATGGAGCGCACGCGCATCCACCATGCGCTCAAGGGCGTGCGCGGCCGGGCCCCCGTGGACATGGGCGCACTGGAGCGGCTGATGGTGCGCTTCAGCCAGCTGGTGGTGGAGCAGCGCCTCATCCGCGAGCTGGACATCAACCCGCTGCTCGTCTCCGGCGAGCGCATCATCGCGCTGGACGCGCGCGTGGTGCTGCACCCGCCGGACGTCCAGGCCGCGTCGCTGCCGAAGCTCGCCATCGAACCGTACCCGCACCAGTACGCGAAGGTGCTCACGCTGAAGAACGGCGAGCAGCTGCTGGTGCGCCCCATCCGCCCGGAGGACGAGCCCGCCATGGGCCGCTTCCACCAGGCCCTCTCCGAACAGACCGTGTTCATGCGCTACGCGGGCCTGATGAAGCTCAGCCAGCGCGTGGCCCACGAGCGCCTGGCGCGCATCTGCTTCAACGACTACGCGCGGGAGATGGCGCTCGTCGCGGAGCGGCCGTCCCCGGACGGGAAGGGCGGGGGAGAGATTCTGGCGGTGGGCCGGCTCACGCGCCTGCGCGGCACGAAGGACGCGGAGTTCGCCATCACCGTCAGCGACCCCGCGCAGCGGCTGGGCCTGGGCACGGAGCTGCTCCGGCGGCTGGTGGATATCGGGAGGGACTGGGGCCTGCGCCGCATCGTCGCGGACATCCTCACTCGCAACCGAGGCATGCAGGCCGTCAGCAAGAAGCTGGGGTTCACGCTCCTGGAACACGAGGAGCTGGCCCCGGACATGGTCAAGGCCGTGAAGGTGCTCAACGGCTGA
- a CDS encoding LysR family transcriptional regulator, with protein MRRAHETPAPSPAEVDLSGINLNLMVALDALLHEVHVTRAAARVGLTQSAMSHALAQLRELLGDALLIRGRGGMVLTPRAQQLAAPLKRGLAELRRALRDEPSFEPATTTRRFTVATRDFFGSVLLPGALELLGREAPGVDLSVLHVDSNTFSSHLETGEVDLAIIVAPVPSGPGLRQQKLLTEDFVCVVRKDHPTVRRKLDLDTYLKLSHILISPKGDGVGAVDLALAQRGLPPRRIAVRVPYFLIAPLAVSRSDHVLTAPRRLIAAFRDAYELQVFPPPIPLRPFDILQVWHERFDGDPAHQWLRGLVARSVNTGSENTRTSRRVRRAPAS; from the coding sequence ATGCGCCGCGCTCATGAAACCCCAGCGCCCTCCCCCGCGGAGGTGGACCTCTCCGGCATCAACCTCAACCTGATGGTGGCGCTGGATGCGCTGCTGCACGAGGTGCACGTCACCCGCGCCGCCGCGCGCGTGGGCCTCACCCAGTCCGCGATGAGCCATGCGCTCGCGCAGCTGCGGGAGCTGCTGGGCGACGCGCTCCTCATCCGCGGCCGGGGCGGCATGGTGCTGACACCGCGCGCACAGCAGCTGGCCGCGCCGCTCAAGCGGGGGCTGGCGGAGCTGCGGCGGGCCCTGCGCGACGAGCCCTCGTTCGAGCCCGCCACCACGACCCGCCGCTTCACCGTGGCCACGCGCGACTTCTTCGGGTCGGTGCTGCTGCCGGGTGCGCTGGAGCTCCTGGGCCGCGAGGCCCCCGGCGTGGACCTGTCCGTGCTGCACGTGGACAGCAACACCTTCTCCAGCCACCTGGAGACGGGCGAGGTGGACCTGGCAATCATCGTCGCGCCCGTGCCGTCCGGGCCGGGCCTGCGCCAGCAGAAGCTCCTCACCGAGGACTTCGTCTGCGTGGTGCGCAAGGACCACCCCACCGTGCGCCGCAAGCTGGACCTGGACACCTACCTGAAGCTGTCCCACATCCTCATCAGCCCGAAGGGCGACGGCGTGGGCGCGGTGGACCTGGCCCTGGCCCAGCGCGGCCTGCCCCCGCGCCGCATCGCCGTGCGCGTGCCCTACTTCCTCATCGCGCCGTTGGCGGTGTCGCGCTCGGACCACGTCCTCACCGCGCCCCGCCGCCTCATCGCCGCGTTCCGCGACGCGTACGAACTCCAGGTGTTCCCCCCGCCCATCCCCTTGCGCCCCTTCGACATCCTCCAGGTCTGGCACGAGCGCTTCGACGGCGACCCCGCGCACCAGTGGCTGCGCGGACTGGTGGCGCGGTCCGTCAACACAGGGTCTGAAAACACCCGGACTTCACGAAGGGTGCGGCGCGCGCCAGCTTCCTGA
- a CDS encoding NmrA family NAD(P)-binding protein codes for MSIVINTPNGNIGRPLVEKLLKAGRQVTVISRTPEKVADLMKQGAKLVQGSIDEQATLDAALVGAEALFWLSPPAIRPDFQDWAKANGRLAAERVKAHGVKRVVLISSIGAQTGPGTGPVSVMKPVEEAFQAAAPNVVSLRAGFFMENLLRDVQSLAKAGALFSAYPETKAFPMVATADIAAKAAELLLDPSWTGHRYVGVHGPKDVTYPEVASILTQVLGQPVKYVRVGLEDLRNGMLGAGMPAFAADTFVEMYGAAQDGRMDPAEPRSKETTTPTTLEQFASTVLKPVVERARAS; via the coding sequence ATGTCCATCGTCATCAACACCCCGAACGGCAACATCGGTCGTCCCCTCGTGGAAAAGCTGCTGAAGGCGGGCCGTCAGGTCACCGTCATCTCGCGCACGCCGGAGAAGGTGGCGGACCTGATGAAGCAGGGCGCGAAGCTGGTGCAGGGCTCCATCGACGAGCAGGCCACGCTGGACGCGGCGCTCGTTGGCGCGGAGGCGCTCTTCTGGCTGTCTCCGCCCGCCATCCGCCCGGACTTCCAGGACTGGGCGAAGGCCAACGGCCGGCTGGCTGCGGAGCGCGTGAAGGCGCACGGCGTGAAGCGCGTGGTGCTCATCTCCAGCATCGGCGCGCAGACCGGGCCGGGCACGGGGCCGGTGTCCGTGATGAAGCCCGTGGAAGAGGCCTTCCAGGCCGCGGCGCCGAACGTCGTCAGCCTGCGCGCGGGCTTCTTCATGGAGAACCTGCTGCGCGACGTGCAGAGCCTGGCGAAGGCGGGGGCCCTCTTCAGCGCGTACCCGGAGACGAAGGCCTTCCCGATGGTCGCCACTGCGGACATCGCGGCCAAGGCGGCCGAGCTCCTGCTGGACCCGTCGTGGACGGGCCACCGCTACGTGGGCGTCCACGGCCCCAAGGACGTCACCTATCCGGAGGTCGCGAGCATCCTCACCCAGGTGCTGGGCCAGCCCGTGAAGTACGTCCGCGTGGGGCTGGAGGACCTGCGCAACGGGATGCTGGGCGCGGGCATGCCTGCTTTCGCGGCGGATACCTTCGTGGAGATGTACGGCGCCGCCCAGGACGGGCGCATGGATCCGGCCGAGCCGCGCTCGAAGGAGACCACCACACCCACCACGCTGGAGCAGTTCGCCAGCACCGTGCTCAAGCCGGTGGTGGAGCGGGCGCGCGCGTCCTGA